The genomic stretch aggtagcggccaggaaaaccctgaagcgtaaagctccggcccaggaaagcttgcgtgtaagttggctTAGACCCTGCAGGCGCTTGTCCATTTTTTTTCCAAAGAATTTGTTCATGACGCACTTGcatcctttcctacaggcctccactgaTGGATCCTCCAGtggagccgaagaaaccagccagggagaatcgagctcaggtgattccgagaggtccactacccggagtcagacggcttcgccagcgccgCTTCCAAGAACAGGTCGATCACCGGAACCCCTACTCCTCAGGCCCCGACCAGATcagggttacgtacgaagcaccgctgtgtcaagagggctcgcaagaacccgccaacctctccatcaagccaggaggtctcaaatgtaattatctccgTGGTCATGCTTTCATGTTGTCCCGTTATcacttggatcggctaatcacttcctcttgtaggccgccgaaacctctagcggggatgttgaggaggtacagaggccgtccgctaccctggatctggctgccccgacgccagcggctgcacgagtggttgatccaaccgagtccccagcaaagccgatcgttactgcgTCGGCTGCTCCTTCCCCCTTGGGAGAGGTACGTCTCTCCCCTTTGGCTCCATCAGTTCCTCGTTACCTGCCAAACTCACTGTGTTTGccttatcagggttgtgatctctcgagcttgcttacgttcgacccagcaTCCATCGACCCCATCCCTTCCAAGGTAAGTGGGGAGCCGGATATCAAcacggtccgtggccagctccagcgcctcaaggacttgctctctacctctattgaggctctgattgagaattccgaagaagtcaaaggcatcctcgaggatatccattctcatctccctatgaccctgcaagtgaagctttggcccgctgTCACCCTGCCGGTCTTTAAGTCACGGGtgcaatcagctcgccaaaggattactcttcgacactcccaacttccgctgagagccgacattgccgagaagtgccgacggctcaatgagaagaaggctgctctggacgccaagacggatacttctgccacccgtaccgaactcgagaccttgcacaaggagttggaggaccttgaagagagggtaagggtgaccaaacagctcatccaagacaaggaggcccttgttgcccgctctgaagaagaagcaaaaggtctcacagccgatctgaagaccgatctggctgaaatccgttccctgagcaatcagctggtgacgggcaaagacgcagatgacgaggctgagatcgctgaggcggaacgtatccgtgttgatgccatcatcgccctcggtgtgtttcttcagtagggctttCATAGACAAATGATTTTGCTCCTCAGTAGGGCCTTGATGTGTTAATTgctacgtttgcaacgttttttactggccgattttccaccggctatcatttaccatttgtctggtgtggtgaccatatgcctccctcgagccgaacctgtctggtaactacagatatcggctttgcgttACGCCAAGGTGCTGTACTCGCAAGTCAGCCCCGTTGGGActcgtgtagccgacgtggtcgctgttcgttagatcgccGCTGGACCCAAGCAAACCATGCGGTGCACATATCCTTAGCCGGCTCGCCGGATCCAAGCCCTCCCATGAAGGTATCGTAGTTCCCCTCGTGTAAATCTGGAGCattaggctccgtcgggaggacgagtaatgcgttcgcatcagccgaagtctcgccatcgttgtcccaccgggcgtgccagaatgtgttgactgccaaaacccaccggcgggcagcggccttgtcaacactgtagagccggggggagcctagagctgcggctggctgagacccctccgagcgacggcccgcaatgctcttctcggtcacacgcggcgttgcgaagtgcaagggcgtgccacccgacctatacccggtcgggaaggtgatgaggatgcctcgcttagtttcctgcgaggcatacatgtaaacgttaaatacgagcctcgatcggctctcgggttatctcgtgaatcggctcaaagagccgatccacccatgatccgtacggggtgcacgaatacttggtggtcctgcttgatcaagatgaagctaatgagatctacgacgatttagggttttcaccgcataatcggatcatcctactccaggttgggcctttgcggccacgcacggtgctcgtaagccgatcctaaacgaggccaaaaaccaacatgaagttgatcctaggaacatcccgtttaggacttgcgaacgccaccctacgtgccaccggatcctcccccctttgtaaggcctaactattgcgagatattaaactaatccttgtagaacaaggagcaatcgtaacggattagatctactaaataatgatcaagcggggtgccgccccacacccgagacagggcgtgagggcggctagatatgcaagggttgcactacgtaagcatgcttaaacgaagaacaatgctaaccctaacacatctaatgataactacgttgctcgccatcaaaaacgcttcgatgacgagcaacgcatgaacaacgtggggcttgtgctgcctagatcgcaagatgcgatctaggcagcatgtcgcttacctgatagaaaccctcgagacgaaggagttggcgatgcgccgagattggtttgtttttggggttgaacgtgagttgttgtttattccataaaccctaggtacatatttatagtccaggggactctctaatgcgggcatGCACTAagccgtgcacgaataagactctatctctaaactaaaatacgatctaatatgttacagatacacgggcaattaagcccaacttggtataaaaggccgatccacatacttcttctatatatttcttcacatccatcttcgatcgcggcccacctctgacttggtcaaattccggtgataacacacacatgtatcaatgtttcggttaatacaattatagcatggtatgcaaacatttatcataaacacaaagatatattataataaccactttattattgcctcttgggcatatctccaacatttcaTTGGCAGGGAAGCCTCTGTCTTCTTCCGGAGATTCGACAAAACCGACCAGCGCTTCATCTTTGAACATGAATCTGTGGCTGCCATTTCCATCAGTCGCTTCCCTTTTGAGCACTGGCAGCGGAAACACATCTCCCATTCCTCCGGCCCCTATGCCAATCCCCCCTCCATTGATCCCATttgcctcattggagttgatttaCAGGTTGTCCTGGTCACTGTCAAGGCTGAGACTATCACATCCATCCCCATGAACCTAGCCATCAAAAACTACTAAAAGCGTCGGCACCTTCAGCGAAGTGACTATCATCGACTTCGACGACCTCGCAGCGGGTGCGGACAACTCCTCCGGGCACGATTTTGACCCTATCACTGAGGCGTTGTCTTCCGATGGTGAAGAATATGACCTGGTCGACCTAGAGGTTGGCACGGGCTATGCCGACATGATGGAGGAGCGTGCCGCCTCCTTTGATGCCGCATGGCGAGCCACACTGCGCGGCTTCGGATGCGTCGCTGGTTGACCGGGCCATTGCCAATGCGCCTCCCGTGCCATCCGTCAAGGGTGGCACTATCGTCTCCAAGCCCACCAACGTCCACGTCAAGCTCCGTCTGGGCTACTTCGACGTCCTGGTCGCTGGCGCCTTCGGCGAGCGCGCCTCCTTTCGCCTGCCGCTGCGCAAGGCGACATCTTCCAACTCGGACGTCAATCCAAATCCTAGCCGCACAAGTGTGAAGATTCTTGCTTATATTGATCTGATCAAAGAGCATCTATACAAACCAAACCTCAAGCACATGTGTGTGTCCAATACCACAGCAACAATTTGGACACCGTCGCCGCAAGGTACAGTTCTTATTAACTCTGATGCTGCGATCTTTGAAGCTGCCGAGTGCATGGGTGTAGGAGTGGCCGTGAGAGATCACCGGGGCACTTTCTTGGTGGCTTGTCGACAACACATTGAGGGGCTCCAACAACCTGAGCATGCGGAGGCTTTGGCTCTTTGGCGGGCGGTTGAGGTAGCTCGAGATGAAGGAATGAGAAAGGTGATCTTCCTGTGAGATTGGTTTTCTCTGGTGCAACGACTAAACTCGCGAAGCATGGACAGATCGTCCGTCGTCGTGGCTGGTATCAAGCAATTGGTGTTCTCAATGAAGCGGCGCATGTTTTAGCTAAGTCTTATCAAGATGTaaactctagttttatttcctattcTGTTCCGGATTCCATCCGGGAACTCCtttgtattgatgtgatttaatcCGGCTTtatgtcaaaaaaaaagaaaagaatcgTTCGGCTGTGCACATGGTGGGCCTTGAGGCCTTGGGACAGTTCCGAATCATAAAGCACCGTTCCCATCTGCGTCTCCAACGGACGCGCGCGCGGGAAACCCATCGCACCAGCGCGCGCTCGCCAAaatgccgccgccgtcgccgcggcgaGACTTCCCGGCGTTCCCCTTCGCGCCGTACCAGATCCAGTCGGAGTTCATGTCCTTCCTCTACGCCACCCTCTCCTCCGGACCCCGCGCCCTCGCCCTCCTCGAGAGCCCCACCGGTAACCTCTCCCgccttccccttcccctccccCTCAGCCGCTCCCCTCAAATCCCTAACGATTCCGCCTCCCACGCGTCGCCGCAGGCACCGGAAAGACCCTCAGCATCATCTGCAGCGCGCTCCAGTGGCTCCTGGACCACCGCGACGCCGTCGCGGGGGGCCACCCCGACCGGGCCGATGGCTCCACTGCCGCGGCCAGCGGCGGCGAAGATGAAGAGCCTGACTGGATGCGGGATTTCACCCCGCTTCTGCCCAAGAAGGAGAgcacgaagaagacgaagcctcACCCCGCGAGGAGGCAGGAGCCCAGGAAGGCGGCTGGTGCGGAGAAGCCCGGGGAggacgacggcgaggacgagttCTTGCTGGACGAGTACGAGAGTGATGACGAGGATGGCACAAGGCGGCAGGCTGGGAAGCGTGCGCACTGCGGTGGAGGTAGTAGTAGTGAGAGCGAGGATGAtggggatgaagaggaggaggaggaggtgactcCCAAGGTGTTTTTCACTAGCCGCACGCATTCGCAGCTCTCGCAGTTTATCGGGGAGCTCAAGAAGACGGAGTTCTCAGGGAAGTTACGGACAGTGTGCTTGGGGTCCAGAAAGAACCTGTGCATTAACAAGGGTCAGTGGATTATTCGGTTTGCTTGGTTCTCTTATTTCCGGTGCGTGGGTTTGTGTGAGTTGATCTGTACTGAGTTTGCTTGCAGACGTCCAGAAGCTGGGGAGTGTAAACCGGATCAACGAGAGGTGCTTGGAACTGCTGACGAACAAGAGGAGCAGCAAAATTAAGGCATGCGCCAATCAAgtcgattttttttttattttcattactCAGCtgttattttgatatattacattTCTGCTTCTTGCGCATTTATGTCCTGCCATGCTAACATGAGTGATAGGTATGATCAGGATTGTTTCATGACTGTAACTGCTTCAGAAGATATCAGATTGAACTTTGTTTTGTCAATTATTGGTGGAAATGTAACTAGATATGCATAGAGTTAACTTTGACATACTTGCATCCAATGTCTTTACTTCCTCGCGTATTGCATGTCAATTGTTTGGTTACCATTTTTGCACATGCTGAGTGGTTAAATACCATCAGCATGCTGCCATTTACAACTTCGTTGTATACCGCTAAtaattatttgtgcttgtgaataTTCAGGTCGAGGGAGATAAGAGAAAGGGGTCCCGAGCAAAGACCTCTTGTGGGTGTCCAATGTTAGCAAAGAGAAGTTTGCAAAAACAATTCAGGAGCGAAGTGTCAGACCATGGTGCATTGGACATTGAGGATTTGGCCCAAATTGGAAAGAAGATTGGAACGTGTCCGTACTACGGTGCACGTGACATGGTCCGCTCAGCTGACCTTGTAGTACTTCCTTACCAGTCTTTGTTGCTCAAGTCTGCTAGAGAGTCACTTGGCATTAATCTGAAGAATAGTGTTGTCATCATAGATGAAGCTCACAACTTAGCTGACTCCCTTACTAGCATGTACAACTCAAAGATCACATCTTCTCAGGTTATTCCTCTTCATAGTTTACCCCTTTTTGTGCTCTTCATAAATACCATGCCCCTCACAATATGGCAACAATGTTTTTATTCTTCGTTCTAGATCTCTAACATCTGTCAGAAACTGCATGGTGATGCATCCCATTCCAAACACATAGCCATGGTTATTCCGTTCCATTCTGTCCATTTAATTCAAATTATTCTGACTGCATGACTGAACTCTAATTTCACAATTTCGTTTGCTTTGCACATAGCCATTGTGCTACATCCCATTCCAATCACATAGCCATAGTTATTTCCGTTACGTTCTGTCCATTTAATTCAAATTATTCTGACTGTATAACTGGACTCTAATTTCGTTTGCTTTGCACATTCAATAATGTTAAGCAAGATCCGAACACAGAGATACTGTAAATAGGTTCTCCATGTAAAGCCAGAGGGAGTTTTCTGGTGAAGAGTTTTGACTTTGCTTAGTTGTATTGCTGTGGCAACAGCAAGATATCAAGAATGATACTCTTTGatcatttttttttgaagtttCCTCTACGAAGCAAAAtataatctgcaaataaactgagACTTTTCTTTCAATTGTGGAAGCTAACTTTATTTTCTGGTTCTCATTTCCTTAGTTAAGGGCAGTTCTTTCCCACCTGGAGGCATATCTCGATAGATTTCAGAATGTCCTGGGAGCTGGAAATCGACGTTATATCCAAACCTTGACAGTTCTAACACGGTCATTCCTACGAGTTTTGACAAGGAATGAAGATTGTTCCTCCACTGTGACCTCTATGACTATAAACAAGTTTTTATTCTCCCTTGATATCGATAACATAAACATAGTAAAACTTTGTCAGTATCTGAAGGAAAGCAATATAATCCACAAGGTGAAATGTTTCTTCCACCACATGTCCTTTCAGTATTGTTGTGTCCAGTATCTAGATCAATTGACTATTGATTTTCAGGTTAGTGGGTACGCCAACAAATTATTTATCACCCAAGATGGTGTGAACGATTTGAATCATCTGCAGCAGCATGATGAAGGAAGCAGTATATCAAGATTTCAGGCACTAGCCAACTTCTTACGCTCCCTATTAAACTGCAATGATGATGGGAGAATCATAGTTGCTCGGCAGAAGCCCGGTGGACAACCTGAAGATGCATATATTAAATTTGTGATGCTTTGTGCAGAGAaaacattttcagaggtgacgTAACCTTGCTCCATATGTTGCTTGGACACAAGAGATATCCTATTTCACGtaagtattcataaatctttcctTTTGCAGGTCACAGAGGATGCTCATGCTGTTATTATGGCTGGTGGAACCCTCCAGCCTATTGAAGAAACAAGGTTGCGCTTGTTTCCGAGCTTATTGCCGAGTGATATAAAATTCTTCTCATGCAACCATATTGTTCCCGCCGAGAGTATTCTTCCTATAGCTGTTACACGTGGACCCTCAGGCATGACATTTGATTTCAGCTATGGTTCAAGGAGCTCTCCCACCATGGTTCGTATACCTCATGTCATATATCCTTTTCCTTTTGCTACTCTAGTATATAATGAGAATTCCATTATCTTGCAATGCTTTCTAATTAATACTATATATGGAATTATAGATATCAATAGGCAGATACTTTTTGGGCATATTAATTAGGACCTACGTAGTAATGCTTTGATAGTACTCCCTATGTTATTCTTCTACAGAAGTAACCCAGGTAGGATAAATTTATGTTAAAATACATTTGCAACTTTTCACCCATATGACTCTTTGTTTTGTATCATTGTTGCAATTTTAGAACTTGCTCAAATGCACATGCATAAGTGCATATGTCCTGATTTATTTTGTCGCATTTGATATGAAATATAAATGCTAGCCTTTAAAATGAGTGGATTGATTCGTGCAAACTCTTTACCGATGGCAAGTTCTGTTCTTTTACAAAAAAGTCTTAATTTAGAGTTTATATTTGGTCTTGTGTAGACCAGCTTTGGTAATAGGCTCTACTCAAATGCATATAACTTTTTTCTTATTCTTCTCTGTCCATCTGTACAGATTGAAGAGCTTGGGCGTTTTCTTTGCAATATAGTGGCAATAGTGCCAGAAGGAATAGTAATGTTTTTTGCATCCTATGAGTATATAAAGCAAGTTTATGATGCATGGACGGCTTCAGGCACAATTTCCAAGATTTCTAAGAAGAAATATGTTTTCAGAGAGCCAAGAAACAGTGTTGATGTTGAGGTGATACTCAACAAATACAAGGGGGCAATTCAGTCGTGCAGCAAAAATTCAGGAGATGCTGTCAATGGTGCACTTCTATTGGCTGTTGTTGGTGGGAAAATCTCTGAAGGTATAAACTTCAGTGATGGTATGGGTCGTTGTGTTCTGATGGTTGGATTGCCTTATCCAAGCCCAGATGATATGGAACTGATGGAGACAATAAAGCACATAGGAAATTATACTTCCAGAGATGACAAGTCGTTCATTAGTAATGATGAGTGTAAACTTGAGCCTGGTTTTGGTATACTGAGGAAGTGCAACAGAAGTGGTCAGGAGTACTATGAGAATTTATGCATGAAAGCTGTTAATCAATCTATTGGTAAGCTGCTTTGTTATTGTAACATTTATGATTCCCTCTTCTTAAAAATATTGTCGCTTTAGTTCTTAGATGGTGAAATGATTTGCTTGCAGGTAGAGCAATCAGGCATGTAAATGACTATGCTGCAATGCTGTTGGTTGACTCACGTTACTCGCACACCTCATCAAGCAGGAGTTTCTCTTGCCCTGCAGAAAAGCTACCCCAGTGGATAAAGACGCGACTTACTTGCGGTCAAAACTATGGGGAGGTTCATAGATTGTTGCTTCAGTTCTTCAAATTGAACAAACAAATACGTTAAAATGCTATAGATGTTGCTATATTTAATGAAGCCAAGTACACAGGTTTGCATATACCAAATGCATAATAACACAAGAGTAAAACAAGTGATCCATTGATTATTTTTTCCGAGCAAAGTAAGCACGCTTTATCTGGATCTGATTGTCTCTTAATCAAATTATCTCTAGCGAGCACTCGAGCACATGTAGATTTCATAGAGCATGAATAAACACTGGAGTTATCCCTCTAAAGTTAATCACCGCATACAACGAACGCGAAATGTGCATGCCAGAATTGTGCATCTTCCAAACCTGGTATCCTCATTATCAGAAAACCTAATAGAGGACACAGTATGTTTTAGTTGGTTCCACTGCTCCATCATGTTGCTACTAAACATTCTTCTAAAGGAAAATTTTAGATCATCCCCATCCCACACCTCTTATATTGCCTTTCCCACACACATAGTAATAAATCTCTTTAAAGGTAATTGTTAGGCTGGTTTGACCAAACCATTGGTTCTCCCAGGACTTGATCTTATTCCCCTTCCCCACCATCCATTGGTAACCCGTCTGTGCCGCTCGAGCAGCCCACATTCATTAGCCCTTCCAAATCGGAGATGTGTCTGCCTCTCGACATCTAAACACATTGGGcgtataaaggaaatatattaatatcaagaagataccaattacattcagCTTCTGCAActacgcaacaccctaatggtagtacggatgcattaaccaaaaaataaaaaataaaactaagaaatagaaaaaatatgCTACGGTGTTCTAGCcgtagcagcaacaatacatccaccaccatgacaacacttgaactccagagtctccaaaaagcgacgcctccaagaagaaaacagtgcacaagcgatGTCGTTGtccgatcaaaagatcttaggttttcaccctgcccggctctcaaaacaatgccttcaacaaggtcattgctcgACACaatcagttaaggccagaccttaaaTTTTCACCCTGAAGGTATGACTCTGAATTTCACATGTGCTGCCtacaccaagcaaatccctcaacaatacagagactcgaacctccattgctagtcctccaattcggccttcatgatattctcggcctctgatttcaccatgtACTAGAATGTCATCTAATGGCAACAAGAACAGAGCTTCGCattgctccctccagaaccaaaggtcggaataaaaacatgggtgcgcacgaccgaataccacccgatccagcaaactccaggctgtttcattcgccggcggagctttccgaaactcatcactccagccagatcaagacGGACAGGCCTtaggtaggtcttcatcttcgcataaGAGAGACCCGAGGATCGCCACCATTATTCAGGCCGGGCCCAGCGCCGCCGACCATCCGAGGCTAGCCGAGGCAACACGGCCAGCCGCCTTGCAACCGGgcgaccctccaccggcgacaacaAAGATCACGGAGAGGGAAAGGAGAAGACCGACCTAGGGCTTACACCCATCTGGTCTGTCCCACCTCGCACCTCCACCGTTGGCATGGCCCGCCGctagcgaccaccaccaccatcaccaggaCGCCGCCCAAACCGGCACCTAGGTCACCGTCCGCTGCGCCACTGATGCCCTAGGCGCGCCGCCGCTCACGATACCGGGCGCGCCACTCACGCCGCCACGCATCGAGCAGCCAGCACGTTGTGGTGCCCAGCGAGCACACCACACCCAAGCAGGGAGGATCCTTCCCGCACCGATCCACCACGCCAGGGGACGAGCAggccccgccgccaccgtcaaTAACCAGGCAGAGCCCGGCCACGCctcatggcggcggcgggaggaggaaggAGGGGTGGGGGCTGGCGACGGTAGCGGCTA from Lolium rigidum isolate FL_2022 chromosome 4, APGP_CSIRO_Lrig_0.1, whole genome shotgun sequence encodes the following:
- the LOC124649867 gene encoding ATP-dependent DNA helicase DDX11, whose amino-acid sequence is MPPPSPRRDFPAFPFAPYQIQSEFMSFLYATLSSGPRALALLESPTGTGKTLSIICSALQWLLDHRDAVAGGHPDRADGSTAAASGGEDEEPDWMRDFTPLLPKKESTKKTKPHPARRQEPRKAAGAEKPGEDDGEDEFLLDEYESDDEDGTRRQAGKRAHCGGGSSSESEDDGDEEEEEEVTPKVFFTSRTHSQLSQFIGELKKTEFSGKLRTVCLGSRKNLCINKDVQKLGSVNRINERCLELLTNKRSSKIKACANQVEGDKRKGSRAKTSCGCPMLAKRSLQKQFRSEVSDHGALDIEDLAQIGKKIGTCPYYGARDMVRSADLVVLPYQSLLLKSARESLGINLKNSVVIIDEAHNLADSLTSMYNSKITSSQLRAVLSHLEAYLDRFQNVLGAGNRRYIQTLTVLTRSFLRVLTRNEDCSSTVTSMTINKFLFSLDIDNINIVKLCQYLKESNIIHKVSGYANKLFITQDGVNDLNHLQQHDEGSSISRFQALANFLRSLLNCNDDGRIIVARQKPGGQPEDAYIKFVMLCAEKTFSEVTEDAHAVIMAGGTLQPIEETRLRLFPSLLPSDIKFFSCNHIVPAESILPIAVTRGPSGMTFDFSYGSRSSPTMIEELGRFLCNIVAIVPEGIVMFFASYEYIKQVYDAWTASGTISKISKKKYVFREPRNSVDVEVILNKYKGAIQSCSKNSGDAVNGALLLAVVGGKISEGINFSDGMGRCVLMVGLPYPSPDDMELMETIKHIGNYTSRDDKSFISNDECKLEPGFGILRKCNRSGQEYYENLCMKAVNQSIGRAIRHVNDYAAMLLVDSRYSHTSSSRSFSCPAEKLPQWIKTRLTCGQNYGEVHRLLLQFFKLNKQIR